The Panicum hallii strain FIL2 chromosome 9, PHallii_v3.1, whole genome shotgun sequence genome has a window encoding:
- the LOC112877466 gene encoding uncharacterized protein LOC112877466 isoform X1, whose protein sequence is MEAAALAPPERETAAEWGDGVVALGFRVKASSRESPSQKAGNVLEADLRSHWSTATNTKEWILLELQEPCLLSQVRIYNKSVLEWELTAALRYKPEAFVKVRPRCEAPKRDVVYPANHTPCRYLRISCLRGNPIAIFFIQLYGIPVPGLEPELQPLLSYLLPQITSAKQPPSHNMHLQLLKDIARRLPPFLPQIEADLNNIADSPESSVRFLVLLAGPFYPILHLVNERDPTKSLLSSADSDALRTSPAATPTVSSNFEAQPRRSRSPSSVQPPSYLLAFRSETAMLLLRKAHKDKTLGVVCLRASKVLQKLLECELFSDKSMSNGVMLSSHVCDEIPKSDASSLVLSTDYSSMFGEEFSLSENHFDGSFLNILDIAAVEEGILHVLYAAASQPQLCRKIAEVTSDIWSVLPLVQALLPALRPPLSPGPNEQIDDSFSQWNHTNVQKALSQIVTMSVSSSIFHPLLRACAGYLSSYLSSHAKTACVLLDLCQGPLVPWIPMITAKVDLAVELLEGLLGIIQEAGHYLARSRAALKYVLLAISGHMDDVLTEYKEVMHKLLFILEMLDPFIDPSTSAMKDTVIFGGISAIYLEKQSSASDIALHIIRTAVKRAAVLPSLELEWRRGAVAPSVILSTLDPHMPLPPDIDLCKSSVHEINNASLAVLDNPAPQPCSAENIDGRDASETTVQAESFEQCKFLFAPEELNQSELTGLCTLKGKGSDVITQTSLNQDIPESRRINEKLLSDPFLLDDIVAADYFDAKADYLQLENYQDCELQAQEFHRLALNLCMQQEPTFEGHNAGIDALLLAAECYVNPFFLLDFQSNLEHLDKIERIHSELMQGNALFMSKKLHLKDVDRKTISNLENKRDRSVIDLLLQAATFDCEYQEKVPEGEPYPNVAKDGKRSVEISTEALQFADAVTLVRKNQAMLCHFIMKQFQRKGHLCSEILLQSLLFLLHSATDLFCPPENVIDMILKSAENLNEQLACLYSCANAGNNKLDRVKVHGLRRRWALLQKLVLASSGSDNVRETARTKRDGLRFRSLVPPSTWIQKISNFSRFSSPLPRFLGWMAVSRYAKEYLNERLFLASDFSQLTSLLSIYLDELCLMDGVATQKVRPAKGERSNCKHFFLQKENTLSDQGSMAKQFRILLPELHFFFPSMSKLFNAFGESILEAVGLQLKCLPNSAVPDVLSWFSELCLWPYLEDIKEHLIVANRISYLRGSIAANAKAVVFYLLESIITEHMEAIIPEMPRIVHILVSLCRASYTDVAFLKSVLCLMKPLITYFLRKGTDDTKVFGHVTEGTNFELLCFEELFETVRCGKDSEDASVDKIQVPLLIFILGSMFPDFSFERRIEMLGSLLAWADCISSDPPSLLCSYLQGFLTLFDGCETVLVQNIELLGVSILSATGQSIESTDSLGVDGTMQLEKNTQDIEEQILMKSTAYCENDGSHKGVYSLRPSNIIEFCGALEKFISHLTPSIESSWKWHHQLASGLSLSIAKCLLFAKFLKSIAQEDTVSSSSEQDVAAKISSEFAQKHWQSALEGLGEIILANQKTQCWQVASAMLDYIMSVPNVLAWGNVLSVTCSAVKGFCSHAPRISWRLQTDKWLSLLVSGGIEGFKNSEMCLIDLFCTMLSHSEPEQRSIAVQQLGRIIKSTSSTEADLESPTFDHNLLTSGSTVTSLLVTRTWDIVAALALHDSSMVLRNQAMALLTEYVPFVDRKHLQSFLASSNSILNGLGRLSGVIEEGYFTRLSLLLLSRACLYSTPEDMALIPECVWQKLENMQTSTGGFGYMEKDLCRALCQLRSESDAKTVVVKEVLSGCTTSQAVSPDFKSIRETILQVMSSLSSVEAYFEFFSARSAQEYEELEEAEIELDLIEKEKTVHSFVDHPHDTVVPDMPSYPNDDNDVNKRLQQVRENIRSLERSRLKEEITARRQKKLLIRHARQKYLEETSSREMELMQELDRERSLEMEREVERQRQLDVERAKSRELQFNLDLEKEKQTQRELQRELEQVELARSSRREFSANPNSRSRERYRERDGGRAQQEAGSLRSSSRGHEGGSAQAPVPAGGPAVVLAGSRSYSGGNLPTILQPRDRAAADEDAAWTEGSRDSGDASSIGDPEFDGPRPQGPRGGGKPSSRQVLERRERDGTGAGRREGKWERKQHS, encoded by the exons ATGGAGGCGGCGGCCTTGGCGCCGCCGGAgagggagacggcggcggagtgGGGCGATGGCGTGGTGGCTCTGGGTTTCCGGGTGAAGGCGTCCTCTCGTGAGTCGCCGTCGCAGAAGGCCGGGAACGTGCTGGAGGCCGACCTGCGCTCCCACTGGTCCACCGCCACAAACACCAAGGAATGGATCCTCCTTGAGCTCCAG GAGCCGTGCCTACTCTCCCAAGTCCGCATCTACAACAAGTCGGTCCTCGAATGGGAGCTCACGGCCGCACTGCGCTACAAGCCCGAGGCCTTCGTCAAGGTGCGCCCGCGCTGCGAGGCCCCCAAGCGCGACGTGGTCTACCCCGCCAACCACACCCCGTGCCGCTACCTCCGCATCTCCTGCCTGCGCGGCAATCCCATCGCCATCTTCTTCATCCAGCTCTATGGCATCCCCGTGCCTGGCCTCGAACCTGAGCTCCAGCCTCTGCTCAGCTACTTGCTCCCACAAATCACATCCGCCAAACAACCCCCGTCTCACAATATGCACCTCCAG TTGCTAAAAGACATTGCGAGAAGGCTACCTCCATTTCTGCCCCAGATTGAG GCTGACCTTAATAACATCGCTGACTCCCCAGAGAGCAGTGTGCGTTTCTTGGTTCTGCTTGCTGGTCCATTTTATCCGATCCTTCACCTTGTAAACGAAAG GGATCCTACCAAATCTTTGTTAAGTTCTGCTGATTCAGATGCCCTGAGAACTAGTCCAGCAGCTACCCCAACCGTTTCTTCAAACTTTGAG GCACAACCTAGGAGATCACGGAGTCCATCATCTGTTCAGCCTCCTTCATATTTACTGGCATTTCGATCTGAAACGGCTATGCTCCTCTTAAGGAAAGCACATAAAGACAAGACCCTTGGAGTTGTTTGCCTCCGA GCATCAAAAGTATTGCAAAAACTCTTAGAGTGTGAGCTATTTTCAGACAAATCAATGTCTAATGGTGTCATGTTGTCAAGCCATGTCTGTGATGAAATTCCTAAAAGTGATGCTTCCAGTCTAGTACTTTCTACAGACTACTCTAGTATGTTTGGAGAAGAATTTAGCCTGTCAGAAAATCATTTTGATGGTTCATTCCTGAATATTTTGGATATTGCTGCTGTGGAAGAAGGCATCCTTCATGTACTATATGCGGCTGCTTCACAG CCTCAGTTATGTCGCAAGATTGCTGAAGTTACTTCAGACATTTGGTCTGTCTTACCACTTGTCCAAGCTCTACTCCCAG CACTTCGTCCTCCACTCAGTCCTGGTCCTAATGAACAGATTGATGATTCTTTTAGCCAATGGAATCATACAAACGTTCAGAAAGCTCTGTCCCAG ATTGTTACAATGTCAGTCTCGTCATCAATTTTTCATCCTCTTCTCAGAGCTTGCGCTGGTTATCTGTCATCCTACCTTTCATCACAT GCAAAAACAGCTTGTGTTTTGCTCGACTTGTGCCAGGGGCCATTGGTACCATGGATACCCATGATAACAGCCAAG GTAGATCTTGCAGTTGAACTTCTGGAGGGCCTCCTGGGTATCATCCAG GAAGCTGGCCATTATCTTGCTCGTTCTCGTGCAGCGCTGAAGTATGTTCTATTGGCAATTTCCGGGCATATGGATGATGTGCTCACAGAATATAAA GAAGTCATGCATAAGTTACTTTTCATTCTGGAGATGCTAGATCCTTTTATCGATCCTTCTACAAGTGCCATGAAAGATACAGTAATATTTGGTGGTATCTCTGCTATATATTTGGAGAAGCAGTCAAGTGCATCCGATATTGCCTTACATATTATCCGTACAGCAGTAAAGAGGGCTGCTGTTCTACCTTCTTTGGAACTTGAATGGCGACGAGGAGCAGTTGCCCCAAG TGTAATTCTCTCTACCTTGGATCCACATATGCCACTTCCTCCTGACATAGACCTCTGCAAAAGTTCAGTGCATGAAATTAATAATGCATCTTTGGCTGTTTTGGATAATCCTGCACCACAGCCATGCAGTGCTGAAAATATTGATGGGCGAGATGCATCTGAAACAACTGTTCAGGCTGAAAGTTTTGAACAGTGCAAATTTTTGTTTGCTCCTGAAGAATTAAACCAATCTGAGTTGACAGGTCTTTGTACCTTGAAAGGAAAAGGCAGTGATGTAATAACTCAAACAAGTTTGAACCAGGACATCCCCGAAAGCAGAAGAATTAATGAGAAACTATTGTCTGATCCTTTCCTGCTAGATGATATTGTTGCAGCTGATTATTTTGATGCAAAGGCTGATTATCTACAGCTGGAGAACTACCAGGACTGTGAGTTACAAGCTCAAGAATTTCATCGCTTAGCACTCAACCTATGTATGCAACAAGAACCAACATTTGAAGGGCATAATGCTGGAATTGATGCTTTGCTGTTAGCTGCCGAATGTTACGTTAATCCATTCTTTCTCTTGGATTTCCAGTCTAATTTAGAGCATCTGGACAAGATCGAACGTATCCATTCAGAGTTGATGCAAGGGAATGCCTTGTTTATGTCCAAAAAATTGCACTTGAAAGATGTAGATCGAAAAACAATATCTAATTTGGAGAACAAGCGGGATAGATCTGTCATAGATTTACTTCTGCAAGCTGCAACATTTGACTGTGAATACCAGGAAAAGGTACCTGAAGGGGAACCTTATCCAAATGTTGCCAAAGATGGCAAGCGATCTGTAGAAATCTCAACAGAAGCTCTTCAGTTTGCTGATGCTGTAACTTTGGTCAGAAAGAACCAGGCTATGCTCTGCCACTTTATTATGAAGCAATTCCAAAGGAAAGGACACTTGTGTAGTGAAATTCTTCTCCAGAGCTTGTTGTTCTTGTTGCACTCAGCAACCGATCTATTTTGTCCACCAGAGAATGTAATTGATATGATTTTGAAGTCTGCTGAAAACCTCAATGAACAGCTCGCATGTCTTTACAGTTGTGCTAATGCAGGGAATAATAAATTGGATAGGGTAAAAGTACATGGTCTAAGAAGACGTTGGGCCCTTCTCCAGAAGCTGGTTCTGGCTTCATCTGGCAGTGATAATGTTAGAGAAACTGCCAGAACCAAAAGAGATGGTTTACGTTTTAGAAGCTTAGTCCCTCCATCCACATGGATACAGAAGATATCCAATTTCTCCAGGTTTTCTAGCCCGCTCCCTCGATTTCTTGGATGGATGGCAGTGTCTCGTTATGCCAAGGAATATCTAAATGAGAGGCTGTTTCTTGCTTCTGATTTCTCACAGCTTACATCTTTGCTGTCAATTTATCTGGATGAACTTTGTTTGATGGATGGAGTTGCAACTCAGAAGGTCAGGCCTGCAAAAGGTGAACGATCTAATTGTAAGCATTTTTTCCTTCAGAAGGAAAATACTCTGTCAGATCAGGGAAGCATGGCCAAACAGTTTAGAATTTTACTGCCAGAACTACATTTCTTCTTTCCAAGCATGAGCAAATTGTTTAATGCATTTGGAGAGAGCATCTTGGAAGCTGTTGGGCTACAGTTAAAATGTCTGCCCAACAGTGCAGTACCAGACGTTCTTTCTTGGTTTTCTGAGTTGTGCTTGTGGCCTTATCTTGAAGACATTAAGGAGCATCTTATAGTTGCAAACCGCATTAGTTATTTGAGAGGAAGTATTGCTGCTAATGCGAAAGCAGTTGTTTTCTACCTACTAGAGAGTATTATTACTGAGCACATGGAGGCCATTATTCCTGAAATGCCCAGGATAGTGCACATTCTTGTGTCACTCTGTAGAGCTTCTTATACTGATGTGGCCTTCCTCAAGTCTGTGCTATGTCTAATGAAGCCACTCATCACCTACTTCTTACGGAAGGGAACTGATGATACAAAAGTATTTGGTCATGTAACAGAGGGCACCAATTTTGAGTTGCTTTGTTTTGAAGAATTGTTTGAAACTGTTCGCTGTGGTAAAGATTCAGAGGATGCATCTGTAGATAAGATTCAGGTACCCTTGCTTATCTTCATTCTGGGATCAATGTTTCCTGATTTCTCATTTGAAAGGAGGATTGAAATGCTTGGCTCCTTGTTAGCATGGGCTGATTGTATCAGTTCCGATCCCCCATCATTGTTATGCAGCTATCTTCAAGGCTTCCTGACACTTTTTGATGGTTGCGAAACTGTGCTAGTTCAAAATATTGAACTACTTGGTGTCAGCATCCTTTCTGCGACAGGCCAATCTATAGAATCTACTGATTCCTTAGGTGTTGATGGCACCATGCAACTAGAGAAGAACACACAAGATATTGAAGAGCAAATACTAATGAAATCCACAGCATATTGCGAGAATGATGGAAGTCATAAGGGTGTTTATTCTCTACGTCCGAGTAATATCATAGAATTTTGTGGTGCCCTGGAGAAGTTTATTTCACACCTTACTCCATCTATTGAGAGTAGTTGGAAATGGCATCATCAGTTGGCCTCTGGGCTCTCTTTGTCGATTGCAAAGTGTTTGTTGTTTGCAAAATTTTTGAAGTCCATTGCTCAAGAAGACACAGTGTCTAGTAGCAGTGAGCAAGATGTTGCTGCGAAAATTTCCTCTGAGTTTGCGCAGAAGCATTGGCAaagtgctcttgaaggtcttggAGAAATCATTTTAGCAAATCAGAAAACACAGTGCTGGCAGGTGGCATCAGCAATGCTCGATTATATAATGAGTGTACCGAACGTCCTTGCTTGGGGTAATGTTCTTAGTGTCACATGCTCTGCAGTCAAGGGCTTCTGCTCTCATGCACCTAGGATATCTTGGAGGCTTCAGACAGATAAGTGGTTATCATTATTGGTTTCTGGTGGAATTGAGGGCTTCAAGAACAGCGAGATGTGTTTGATTGATCTTTTTTGTACAATGTTGAGTCATTCTGAACCAGAGCAGCGCTCTATTGCAGTTCAGCAGCTTGGGAGGATTATTAAGTCAACAAGTTCCACTGAAGCTGATTTGGAATCTCCTACTTTTGACCACAATCTCCTCACATCTGGCTCCACAGTTACATCCCTTCTGGTTACTCGTACGTGGGACATAGTAGCAGCATTGGCTCTCCATGACTCTTCTATGGTATTAAGGAATCAAGCAATGGCATTGCTTACTGAATATGTGCCTTTTGTTGATAGGAAGCATCTGCAGTCCTTTCTTGCATCCAGTAACAGTATCCTGAATGGTTTGGGACGACTTTCTGGTGTAATTGAAGAGGGCTATTTTACACGATTGTCTTTGCTGTTGCTTTCTAGGGCATGTCTTTATTCTACTCCTGAAGATATGGCTTTGATACCTGAATGTGTTTGGCAGAAGTTGGAAAACATGCAAACATCAACTG GAGGTTTTGGTTATATGGAGAAAGATCTCTGCCGAGCTCTGTGCCAACTAAGAAGTGAATCAGATGCTAAAACCGTA GTTGTCAAAGAAGTTCTCTCTGGATGTACCACCAGTCAGGCAGTCAGCCCTGATTTTAAGAGCATCCGTGAAACaattctccag GTGATGTCCTCTTTGAGTTCTGTTGAAGCATACTTTGAGTTCTTCTCAGCCAGATCTGCTCAAGAATATGAG GAACTTGAAGAAGCTGAGATTGAATTGGACCTTATTGAAAAAGAGAAAACAGTTCATAGCTTTGTTGACCATCCCCATGATACTGTGGTTCCTGATATGCCATCAT ACCCCAATGATGATAATGATGTCAATAAACGGCTCCAGCAAGTACGGGAAAATATACGATCTCT GGAAAGGTCCAGGCTCAAAGAGGAAATTACAGCACGCAGGCAAAAGAAGTTGCTTATAAGACATGCTCGTCAAAAGTACTTAGAAGAGACAAGCTCTAGGGAAATGGAGCTTATGCAAGAGCTCGATAG GGAGAGAAGTCTCGAGATGGAACGTGAAGTAGAAAGACAGCGACAGCTAGATGTTGAGCGTGCCAAGTCTAGGGAACTGCAATTCAATCTTGATTTGGAAAAGGAAAAACAAACTCAG AGAGAGCTTCAACGTGAACTGGAGCAAGTTGAGTTGGCGCGGTCATCAAGGCGGGAGTTCTCGGCCAATCCGAACAG CCGGTCCAGGGAGCGGTACCGCGAGAGGGACGGCGGCAGAGCGCAGCAGGAGGCGGGGAGCCTGAGGTCAAGCAGCCGCGGCCACGAGGGAGGCTCCGCTCAGGCGCCCGTACCCGCCGGAGGCCCTGCGGTCGTGCTCGCCGGGTCACGATCGTACTCCGGCGGCAACCTTCCGACGATACTGCAGCCTCGCGACCGCGCTGCCGCCGATGAGGACGCCGCCTGGACCGAGGGAAGCAGGGACTCAGGCGACGCCAGCAGCATCGGCGACCCCGAGTTCGATGGCCCGAGGCCGCAAGGGCCGCGAGGAGGCGGCAAGCCGTCGTCCAGGCAAGTTCTGGAGCGGAGGGAGCGTGATGGCACCGGTGCCGGTAGGAGAGAAGGGAAATGGGAGAGGAAGCAGCATTCCTGA